CTCGGCGCGGGCGCCCAGGTGCAGCAGCAGCGTGGCGTCGCCGCCGTCGTCGAGGATCATGTTCGCGTACCGCCCGTCGGGCCACTCGAAGATGCGGTGGGTGTACTCCCAGTACTCCTCGAGGCTCTCGCCCTTCTTCGCGAAGACCGCCGTGCCGCCGGCGGCGATCGCCGCCGCGGCGTGGTCCTGCGTCGAGAAGATGTTGCACGAGGCCCAGCGCACCTCGGCGCCGAGGGCCTTGAGCGTCTCGATGAGCACCGCGGTCTGGATCGTCATGTGCAGCGAACCGGCGATCCGCGCGCCCTTGAGCGGCCTCTTCGCCGCGTTCTCCTCGCGCACGGCCATGAGGCCCGGCATCTCGACCTCGGCGATCGCGATCTCCTTGCGGCCCCACTCGGCCAGCGAGAGGTCGGCGACCGCGCAGTCGGTGAAGTGCTTCGCCTTGCTCCTCGGGGCGTTCTTCTTCCTGTTCACAGCGCGCACGTCCCACTCCTTCCGTTGCGTCCGGGGGGATGCGCTTCGCTCACCTGCGGCATCCCGCAACCGGCACGGGTTAGGTGAGCGCGGTTTTCATCTTGTCGAGCCTGGCGGAGGCATCCGTTGCAGCGCTCCTCGACCGACAAAGGATACCGCGCTGCGCCTCATGACGCAACCCACCGCCGGCTTTCCGGGGGTGACAGCGGCGTCAGCCGCGCCAGAGGGGCGCAGCCCCCTAGGGAAGCGCCGGCCAAGTGGCGCCGTGCCGCGAGCCTCATCGCCCGGCGCTGAGTCCCCAGGCAACGAGGTCCGGGGATGCCGCCACGGCCGCCGGCGGGCCGTCCGCGACGATGCGCCCCTCGTGCAGCACCGCGACGCGGTCGGCGACCCGGAAGATCTCGTCGAGGTGATGGGAGACGACGATCACCGTGCGGCCGGCGCGGCGCGCGAGCCCGGCGAGCAACTCCATGGCGCGGCGGCGACCCGCCGGATCGAGGCCCGCCCCCGGCTCATCCAGCACGAGGCACGGCGTCTCGAGCGCCAGGACGCCGGCCAGCGCGGCGAGGCGCTTCTCGCCCCAGGTCAGAGCGAACGGTGAGCGGTCGCCGTGCTCGACGGGATCGAGGCCGGCTGCCTCGAGCGCCGCGCGCACGCGGCCGGGAATCGCATCCGCGGGCACCCCCGCGAACTGCGGGCCGGCGGCGACGTCCTCGGCGACCGACTCGGCGAAGAGCTGCTTCTCGGGGAACTGGAAGAGCAGGCCGACCTCGCGGTGGAGCAGCTCGCGCAGCCTCGTGCCCGGCTCGAGGAGGCGGTCCCCGACGCGCACGCGGCCGCGCTGCGGCGTCAGCAGCCCGTTGAGGTGCTGCACGAGCGTGGTCTTGCCGCAGCCGTTCGCGCCGACGATCCCGAGCAGCTCGCCGGGGCGCGCGGCGAGGCCGACGCCGCGCAGGACGGGGCGCTCGCGCGGCGTGCCGCGGTCGTAGGCGAAGTGCAGGTCGGAGACCTCCACGAGGGGCCGGACGCCGTCGTCCGACGCGTTCCCCGGCGAAGGGGCGACGCACCTCGCGGGCGGCAGGAGTCCCCACTGCGCGAGCGCCTCGACACCCCGGGGCAGGTCCGCGGGCGCGCCCTCCCACGCCACCGCGCCCTTGTGCAGGACGACGATCCGCGTGCCGCGGGCGGCGTCCTCCACCTCGCTCGTCAGGAAGACCGTCGCCGCCCCGGGACCGCGCCCGCGCGCGAG
This bacterium DNA region includes the following protein-coding sequences:
- a CDS encoding ATP-binding cassette domain-containing protein, with translation MSGVSPVSFRDVSFSYPLPGGGARPALRDLSLDVRPGETLVVLGANGAGKSTLALLLADAAAPAAGEIRREAPAATGPPTLPVGLVTQNPEDCFSTPLVREEMGVVLENLGRDWGSIDRDVGAMLAEIGLAGHADAHPARLSGGQKQLLAIASVLIAAPPLLVLDEPLTLLDAQARAEVDRLLARGRGPGAATVFLTSEVEDAARGTRIVVLHKGAVAWEGAPADLPRGVEALAQWGLLPPARCVAPSPGNASDDGVRPLVEVSDLHFAYDRGTPRERPVLRGVGLAARPGELLGIVGANGCGKTTLVQHLNGLLTPQRGRVRVGDRLLEPGTRLRELLHREVGLLFQFPEKQLFAESVAEDVAAGPQFAGVPADAIPGRVRAALEAAGLDPVEHGDRSPFALTWGEKRLAALAGVLALETPCLVLDEPGAGLDPAGRRRAMELLAGLARRAGRTVIVVSHHLDEIFRVADRVAVLHEGRIVADGPPAAVAASPDLVAWGLSAGR